From a single Solanum dulcamara chromosome 4, daSolDulc1.2, whole genome shotgun sequence genomic region:
- the LOC129885375 gene encoding protein SMALL AUXIN UP-REGULATED RNA 12-like produces MSIRKSNKLSHAAVLKQILIRCSSLGMKQGYDDEGYHLPIDVPKGHFAVYVGENRTRYIVPISFLTHPEFQCLLRKSEEEFGFDHDMGITIPCEEVVFRSLTNSMVPIN; encoded by the coding sequence ATGTCCATCAGAAAATCAAATAAGTTGTCACATGCTGCAGTTTTGAAGCAAATTCTAATAAGATGTTCAAGTTTGGGAATGAAACAGGGCTATGATGATGAAGGCTATCACCTTCCGATTGACGTGCCAAAAGGACATTTTGCAGTTTACGTTGGAGAAAATAGAACTCGATACATTGTACCTATTTCTTTTCTGACTCATCCTGAGTTTCAATGCCTCCTTCGAAAATCCGAGGAAGAATTTGGCTTCGATCATGACATGGGAATTACAATTCCATGCGAAGAAGTAGTTTTCCGGTCACTAACTAATTCCATGGTccctattaattaa